The following coding sequences are from one Ursus arctos isolate Adak ecotype North America unplaced genomic scaffold, UrsArc2.0 scaffold_23, whole genome shotgun sequence window:
- the PTPMT1 gene encoding phosphatidylglycerophosphatase and protein-tyrosine phosphatase 1, which produces MQRGPGARGSPAERPDAGPDVSAPQGPAPTASPSFEAAEDSQPSSPSPSGLSRPPTSSLGVGRSRLRQAGWGGMAAGALLEAGLARVLFYPTLLYTVFRGKVPGRAHRDWYHRIDPTVLLGALPLRGMTRRLVEDENVRGVITMNEEYETRFLCNSAKEWRKAGVEQLRLSTVDMTGVPTLANLQKGVQFALKYQALGQCVYVHCKAGRSRSATMVAAYLIQVYNWSPEEAVRAITKIRSHIHIRSGQLEVLKEFHKEITAGAAKDKTGHTSQT; this is translated from the exons ATGCAGCGGGGCCCAGGGGCCCGGGGCTCTCCCGCCGAGCGCCCGGACGCCGGGCCAGACGTCTCGGCGCCCCAGGGGCCCGCGCCGACCGCGTCGCCTTCATTCGAGGCGGCGGAAGACTCGCAGCCCTCGTCCCCGTCGCCCTCGGGGCTCTCGCGGCCGCCGACCTCGAGCCTGGGCGTGGGCAGGTCGCGGCTGCGCCAGGCCGGGTGGGGCGGGATGGCGGCCGGCGCGTTGCTGGAGGCCGGCCTGGCCCGGGTGCTCTTCTACCCGACGCTGCTGTACACCGTGTTCCGCGGGAAAGTGCCGGGCCGGGCGCACCGCGACTGGTACCACCGCATCGACCCCACGGTGCTGCTGGGTGCGCTGCCGCTGCGGGGCATGACGCGCAGG CTGGTAGAGGACGAGAACGTGCGCGGGGTGATCACCATGAACGAGGAATATGAGACGCGGTTCCTGTGTAACTCCGCAAAG GAATGGAGGAAAGCAGGAGTCGAGCAGCTGCGGCTCAGTACAGTAGACATGACTGGAGTCCCAACCTTGGCTAACCTCCAGAAAGGAGTCCAGTTTGCTCTCAAGTACCAGGCGCTGGGCCAGTGTGTCTATGTGCATTGTAAGGCTGGGCGCTCCAGAAGTGCCACCATGGTGGCAGCATATCTGATTCAG GTGTACAACTGGAGTCCAGAGGAGGCTGTAAGAGCCATCACCAAGATCCGGTCACACATCCACATCAGATCTGGCCAGTTGGAAGTTCTCAAAGAGTTCCACAAGGAGATTACTGCAGGGGCAGCAAAGGATAAGACTGGTCACACATCACAGACGTGA